Within the Vagococcus carniphilus genome, the region GTGTTTGGTGATTGAAAAGAAGTTTTCCGTTTATTCGTTTTTCAAGTTCCTTGCCAATGGTCATTTTGCCAACTGCTTGTGGTCCTATTAGCACAATTAAGCTCATACAATCGCCTCCAATTAATTAATTAGTTTAAAGTATGACTAAAAAAGTATAACTTGTCTAGCTAAAAATGCTTTATAATAAAATGAGACAAGTTATGAAAGAAGGCGTAGACATGATTTCGTATGTAGGTTTCATTCGAGGGTTAAATGTGGGGGGAAAGAATAAAGTTGCTATGTCAGATTTACGATTTGAGTTTGAACAACTAAACTATCAAAGTGTTTCAACAATCGGTAATACTGGTGTTATCTTTTTTGACTCTGATGAAGAAGTAGAAAATGACGCGTTATCTAGGCAGTTAACTGATAAGTTAGGTTTAGAGATTAAAATTGTTTGTCTAACTTTTGAAAAATTACTTAAAATAAAAAGTCAGTTACCTGATTGGTGGAATCAAGAGAAAGAGTGGCGCCATAATGTCTTATTTTTACTGGACGAGATAGACATAAGTCATTTAACGAATCAATTTCCTACCTTTGATGAATCAATTGAAAAAGCCTTTGTAATGGATGAAGCCATTTTTTGGGCATCAGCTTTTACTGAAAGAAAAGACTATTATCGAAGTCAATACTCAAAATTAATGAAACACAAAGTTTATAAGCATGTTACAATCAGAAATGGTAATACACTAAATAAAGTATTTAATAAAATAGAAGAAACAGGTAAAAAAATGGGTCACAGCTAATCAGAAAATTGATTAATTGTGACTCGTTTTGTTTTTAGTTTAGTGCCAAAATACTTGTCTTAAGTGTATTTTCTTCAAAAGCGATTAGAAAATCCCAAATAGGTAAATCAAAGATTTCAGAATCTTGTTTATTGAAACTATAAGGAATAATAGTAACACTTGATTCTGTTGCGAATAAATAATCATTATCAATTGTTTGAGCAATCAGTACTTGTCCATCTAAATCTTCTTTTGTCCAAGTTGATTCATCTGCTAAAAAAGAAAGATTTTTAAAAAAAGTCTCTTCTTTGTGGTCTAAATTAAAGAGTAAATAACCGTTATAATCTTGGATAGACTGTTCTTTAAGATAAGCTAATATTTCTGTGGGGTTACTAGTGTTACTTTTTTCTTTTAGAGATTTAAATAGCATGGTTTAGACCTCCTTACTTTTTATTCTCAATTGTAACATTAAAATTGATCGTTGAAGAGTTTAAACTTTTACCTTCCATTTGAACAGCTGTTGGCATTCCGATATCACCTTCGTAAACGGGAATAACTCGGTAACGAATTGTTTCACCATTATCAGCTGCTTTTCGAACCATGTTCTCGTATTTTGTCATAAAGGGTGTATTAACTGGGTTTTGATAAAGTGTTACCAGGTTTTTAGGATCTTCACCACTCCCTCCTAACTGTCTGCCAATTAAATGTCCTCTTGAATGATTATGTGGATCAAGTCCTGAAATAAAACCAGGTGGCTTAATTTCTTGTTTGGCACCACTTCCTGTTCCAATCATCTCTGGTTTAATTAAAGCGTTAGCCGTAGTGGGACGATTGTACTCATCATACTCTCCGTAGTGAACCCATCCTTTTTTGTTATCTTTTAATTCTTCCTTTGTAAAAGTTGCTTCTCCATGTTCAATTGGTCCTGGATTTTCTCCTGATTGGCTAGTTGTTCCTTGACTTGTTTTTTTGACTTCACTTTCACTAGAACTAAGGAAATCTTGTAAAAAATCAGGTACTTGAATACCTGCAAATGTTAAACCTAACGCAACAAGAATACCAATAATAATGGCTGCTGGATGTTTACGCTGTGAGTTATTTTTTTTTGCCATTGTTCTCCCCCTATTTATACTATTGATTCATTATACAAAAGAAACAAGATAAGAACAACAGTTCGATGTAATCTTTAAAATCATTTCAAGGGGAATTTATCAAAATTAAGCAATTGTTTTGCTATAATGATAAGGAAAGAACAGAAGAGGTGGATGCTTAATGAGTTATGTAGAAGTTAAGGATGTATTCAAACGATATCATATGGGAGATAATGTCATTGTGGCCAATAACGGAGTCTCTTTTTCTATAGAAGAAGGAGAATTTGTCGTTATTTTAGGACCAAGTGGCGCAGGTAAATCAACGGTTTTAAATATTTTAGGTGGTATGGATAGCTGTGATGAAGGAGAAATCATTGTTGATGGTGTTGATATTGCTAAACACAGTACTAAAGAATTGACGACTTATAGAAGACTCGATGTTGGATTTGTTTTCCAATTTTATAACTTAGTTCCTAATTTAACGGCTAGAGAAAACGTAGAGTTGGCTTCTCAAGTTTCCTCGAAAGCTTTAGATGTTGATGAAGTTTTATCTTTAGTGAGTTTAGATCATAGAAAAGATAATTTTCCGGCACAACTTTCTGGAGGAGAACAACAACGCGTGGCTATTGCAAGAGCACTAGCTAAAAACCCTAAATTATTGTTATGTGATGAGCCAACTGGGGCTTTAGATTTTGAAACAGGAAAACAGGTTTTAAAAATTTTAGAAAATACCTGTCGAGACTATCGAACAACAGTTATTGTTATTACACATAACTCTGAAATTGCCAAAATGGCAGACCGAATCATTCGAGTAAACGATGCTAAAGTTAGAAGTATTGAAATCAATGAGAACCCGTTACCAGTAGAAGAGATTGAATGGTAGGAGGGATTAGATGAGTAAAAAAGCGTTAAGAAAATCAAATATACGAGAAATATTTCAATCAAAAGCAAGATTCTTTTCTATTTTGTTAATTATTTTTCTGGGCGTTTGTTTCTATGCAGGGATTAAAGCAACCGGACCTGATATGATCAACACAGCTGATACGTATTATAAAGATAAAAATTTAATGGATTCTAAAATAACCTCTCCAATAGGTGTTACTCAAAAAGATTTAGATACGATTAAAAAAGAGAGCTATGTCAAACAAGCTGAAGGTAGCTATACGGTTGATATCGCTGAAAAAAAAGAAAACAATTTGATGCGTTTAATGTCTTATAATGACTCGGGAAAAGATAAGCTCAATCAACCAAGAGTAGTGGAAGGCAGACTGCCTAAAAAATCTGGTGAAATAGCTTTAGATAATCGAGCAGAAGAGATGAGAAAATACCATCTAGGAGATACGATTATTCTAGATGATAAAGAAAAACAGATTAAAGAAAAAGAATATAAAGTCGTAGGAATTGTTAATAGTCCGATGTATATCGATCAAGTTTCAAGAGGGAATACAAATATCGGAAAAGGTTCTATTGATTTCTTTGGAATCATTCCTAAAACTGATTTTGATTTGGAACATTATACTGAAATTTATGTGACTTATAAAAATACAACTGATTTAGTTAGCTACAGTGACGATTATAAAAAAGCTGTCGAAAAAAATGAAAAGAAAATAAAATCTCTGCTAAAACCTATAGCAACAAAACGATTTAATGACTTAAAACAAGACAGTATGAATCAAATTAATAAAGGAAAAACTCAGTTAGAGAATGGTCAGAAAGAAATTGAAACTGCTAAGAATCAACTTTCAGATGGCAAGAAACAAATGGAAGAACAAGAAAAATCATTCGAACTTGCTAAAAGTATGGGACAACCAGTCCCAGAAGAAGCTGAGCAAAGTATTGAAAAGGCAAAAAAAGAACTAAAAGAGCAAGAAGAAAAACTGGCAAAAGAAACAACTAAATTAGAAGAAAAGCAAGATGAATTAGTCGAGCAGGAAAAAAATGTAGCAGACATAGATAAGTTGAATTATGCTTTTTATGATCGAGATGATAATCCGGCTTACTCAGAATACAACGATAATGCAGATCGGATTTCGTCAATTGCAACCGTCTTTCCCGTATTTTTCTTCATGATAGCAGCTTTAATTTGCTTAACAACTATGACAAGAATGGTTGATGAAAAACGAGGAGAGATAGGAACTCTAAAAGCCTTAGGTTATAGTAACGGTGAAATTGCTCAAAAATTTATTATTTACGCTACGTTGGCTAGTGTGATTGGAAGTGTTTTAGGTCTTCTATTAGGTTTTAACATTTTTCCAACAGTCATCTTTAATGCCTATGGTTCACTTTATAATTTACCACCGGTTATTATTACGTACTATTTAAGTTATTCCATTCAGTCTATTGTGGTAGCTCTATTATGTACCCTATTGTCATCAATGATTGTTTTAAGAGTTGATTTACTCAGTACACCAGCTGTATTAATGAGACCAAAAGCACCTAAACCAGGTAAAAGAATTTGGTTGGAAAAAATCAAATGGATCTGGTCAAAGATGAATTTCAACCAAAAAGTAACTGCAAGAAATCTGTTTAGATATAAACAGCGGATGTTGATGACGGTACTTGGGATTGCTGGTTGTATGGCGATGATTATTACAGGTTTTGGTTTGAAAGATTCGATAGGTGATATTGTTGATATTCAGTTTTCAAAAATTTGGCATTATGATGCAACAGTGATGTACAATCCTGATGCCACCAAAGAAGAAACGAAAGATTATGAGAAAAAAAGAGATGAACTAGCTATTTATGATGCTCATTTAGCTCTTTCTCAAAAGACAGTTGAAGTCACTCAAAAAGGTTATAAAAAACAAGAAGTAGTTGTAGATACACCCAAAGATAGTTCTAAATTAAATGAATTTATTACGTTTAATAATCGTAAAACGGGAGAAATATATCAACTAGATGATACTGGAGTTATTATCAACGAAAAATTGAGTAAGCTATATGATCTTAAAGAAGGAGATACTTTAAAGATAAAGGCTAGTGGCGACAAAGTTCGAAACGTTAAGGTGAAACATATTGTGGAAAACTATGCGATGCACTTTATTTATATGACCCCGAGTTATTATGAGAAAATCTTTGAGGAATCACCAGAGTATAATGTTGATCTACTAACATTTAATAAAGAGATTAGTGAAAAGCAAGAAGAAAAATTAGCTGAGGAGTTAATGAAAACTAAAAAAGCGATTAATGTAAGCTTTACTAGTCAAATTGGAAAAGCCATGGATGATACAATGGGAAGTTTGAATATTGTTGTTTGGGTATTAATTGTTTCAGCAGCAATGTTAGCATTCATTGTTCTTTATAATTTGACGAATATCAACATTTCAGAACGAATTCGAGAACTCTCTACCATTAAAGTACTTGGCTTTTATGATAAGGAAGTCACGATGTATGTTTATAGAGAAAATAATATCTTAACCCTATTAGGAATATTATTAGGGTGCGTTCTAGGAAAACTTCTTCATGGTTTTGTGTTACAAACTGCTGAAGTGGATATGATGATGTTCCCACCAGATATTCATGTCATTAGTTATGTTTACTCAGCAGCCTTAACTGTTCTATTTTCTCTCGTTGTGATGTTTTTCATGCATCGCAGATTGAAGAAAGTAGATATGATTGAAGCGTTGAAATCAACGGAATAGAAAAAAAGATGAGTCAAAAGTCGTTTTGCTTTAAGCAAAGTAACTTTTGACTCATTTTCAGTTTTTTAAGAAATCATTTGATTCAATTTTTTAACTTGTTTCTTATTTTGATAGTTGGAATAAAAGTAAAATCCAATGATATGTCCAATAAGAGTAATAACAAAAATTGGTACTAAGAATGGTTTGATAAAATCAAACATCTCAACTGAAAAGAGGTAAACAGCAGCAAAGCCACAAAAGGTATTTATAAGAGTGCTAAGAAAAATATTGAGTCGTGCACTGAAAGTTGAATAGGTCCAAAGATATGGGTAAATTATTCCAAAAGTAATACCAATTAGACTACCAATAGCAAGTAAATGCCAAGTGTAATTAAAAGGAATAAATTCTTTTTGAAAAACGAGATTGGCGAGGAATGTTATCCAAATAGTTCCACCTAAAGTTGCTTGAATAAAACTTGTTTTTAATGAGTTAAACATAATAATCTCTCCTTTAATTGTTTTGTGTAATGACGACTGACTATGTAATGCTGATTAGTTTTAGTGATTAATTCAAGACGTGCTTGTTTTTCTGCCTGGAAAGACTTAATTTGATTTAGGTTAATGATAGTTGATTGGTTAATCTGGTTGAAATGAAGTTTTTCAAGATAACGCAGCTCTTTTAAACGTTTATCGTAAAAATAACTTTTCTGGTTAATTAAAGTGACTTTTGATAAATGACCTAAAAAGATAATGGATTCTATTTCATCAATTGGTATAACCTTTTTCCGATTATTGTTTGGTTCAGTTAATAGAATTGTTTGATTAAATAGCTCTTTTATTTTAAATACTTGTTTTTGATTTGTTGGGTGACTAATGATATCAAGGCTATCAGTTGATTGATTTTCTTCCCAGTAAAAATTTAGTTTCAATGGTTTCGTACCTCCTTACACCCATAGAATAGCAATGAAATTAGAAAATAAATAGAAAAATTTTGTTAGTTGCAAAAAAGATCAACTTAGTTGCAAAAACACTTTGTTAAACATTAATTTTGATAGAGTTTATTTAAAACCTACTTAATGATTACTTTTACGATTTATCTATTCTTTTATGCTAACTATTGGTAAAATAGAGGTATGATCATCAAGAAAGGAGTGAGACGAAGTTGATTGGAGGAATTCCAATAGATACTATCTATTTGTACGTGTTAATTGGTTGTACCGTACTCTCGATTTTGTTATTTGTGTTTGGTGATATTTTTGATTTTGATGGCCCAGTGGATCCGATGTTAATTGTACCTTGGTTGGCATTTACATCACTTTTTGGTATTGCTTTTGAATCGCTTTTTGATTTAAATCATGGGTTAGTCTTATTCCTAGGTGGAGGTATTTCAACGATTATCGTCTTTTTAATGAATTTCTATATATTAGTACCACTTAGAAATTCTGAAGCAAGTATTGCCGTATCTGAAAAAGATTTAGAAGGGCGAAAGGCAACGGTGATTACCCCGATTCCAGTAAAAGGAATGGGTGAGATAAAGATATCAAGTGTAACAGGTATTATCACAAGACCAGCTAGTTTTTATCAACCTCAAGAAATAGAAGTTAAGGCAGGTTCTGATGTGTTAATTATCGAGATAAAAAATCGTGTATGTTATGTTGTACCGTATCAAGAAAATTTTTTATAAAAGGAGAATAGTTAAATGATGGGAGTTTTATTTTTACCAGTTATTTTGGTTGTGGTTATTTTATTAATGTTATTAGTTGTTTTTATTTCGAAGTATCAAACAGCTAAACCAGATGAAGCATTAATTATTAGTGGTAGTTACTTAGGAGCAAAAAATGTCCATAAAGATGAAAGTGGCAATAAATTAAAGATTGTTCGTGGTGGTGGTGCGTTTGTCTTACCAGTTTTCCAACGCTCAAATCGCTTAAGTTTACTTTCAAGTAAATTAGATGTTTCAACACCTGAAGTTTATACGGAACAAGGGGTTCCAGTTATGGCAGATGGAACATCTATTATTAAAATTGGTTCATCTGTAGAAGAAATAGCAACAGCAGCAGAACAATTTTTAGGAAAAACGCGTGAGGAATTAGAAAACGAAGCTCGTGAAGTTTTAGAAGGCCATTTACGTTCTATCTTAGGTTCGATGACGGTAGAAGAAATCTACCAAAATCGTGATAAATTTAGTCAAAGTGTGCAAGAGGTAGCTAGTGTGGACTTGGCTAAAATGGGACTAGTGATTGTTTCGTTTACTATTAAAGATGTACGAGATAAAAATGGTTACTTAGATTCTTTAGGTAAACCTCGTATCGCTCAAGTAAAACGTGATGCTGAGATTGCAGAGGCAGAAGCGTTGAAAGAAACTCGTATTAAAAAAGCGCAAGCAGAAAAAGAATCTCAAGAAGCAGAACTTGGTCGTCAAACAGAAATTGCTGAAGCAACTAAGGAAAAAGAATTGAAATTAGCAGCCTATAAACAAGAGCAAGATGTGGCTAAAGCAAAAGCCGATCAAGCTTATAATTTAGAAAGTGCTGTCGCGCAACAACAAGTAGTTGCTCAAGAGATGGAAGTTAAAGTAATCGAGCGTCAAAAACAAA harbors:
- a CDS encoding DUF1697 domain-containing protein; its protein translation is MKEGVDMISYVGFIRGLNVGGKNKVAMSDLRFEFEQLNYQSVSTIGNTGVIFFDSDEEVENDALSRQLTDKLGLEIKIVCLTFEKLLKIKSQLPDWWNQEKEWRHNVLFLLDEIDISHLTNQFPTFDESIEKAFVMDEAIFWASAFTERKDYYRSQYSKLMKHKVYKHVTIRNGNTLNKVFNKIEETGKKMGHS
- a CDS encoding DNA/RNA non-specific endonuclease; translated protein: MAKKNNSQRKHPAAIIIGILVALGLTFAGIQVPDFLQDFLSSSESEVKKTSQGTTSQSGENPGPIEHGEATFTKEELKDNKKGWVHYGEYDEYNRPTTANALIKPEMIGTGSGAKQEIKPPGFISGLDPHNHSRGHLIGRQLGGSGEDPKNLVTLYQNPVNTPFMTKYENMVRKAADNGETIRYRVIPVYEGDIGMPTAVQMEGKSLNSSTINFNVTIENKK
- a CDS encoding ABC transporter ATP-binding protein — its product is MSYVEVKDVFKRYHMGDNVIVANNGVSFSIEEGEFVVILGPSGAGKSTVLNILGGMDSCDEGEIIVDGVDIAKHSTKELTTYRRLDVGFVFQFYNLVPNLTARENVELASQVSSKALDVDEVLSLVSLDHRKDNFPAQLSGGEQQRVAIARALAKNPKLLLCDEPTGALDFETGKQVLKILENTCRDYRTTVIVITHNSEIAKMADRIIRVNDAKVRSIEINENPLPVEEIEW
- a CDS encoding ABC transporter permease → MSKKALRKSNIREIFQSKARFFSILLIIFLGVCFYAGIKATGPDMINTADTYYKDKNLMDSKITSPIGVTQKDLDTIKKESYVKQAEGSYTVDIAEKKENNLMRLMSYNDSGKDKLNQPRVVEGRLPKKSGEIALDNRAEEMRKYHLGDTIILDDKEKQIKEKEYKVVGIVNSPMYIDQVSRGNTNIGKGSIDFFGIIPKTDFDLEHYTEIYVTYKNTTDLVSYSDDYKKAVEKNEKKIKSLLKPIATKRFNDLKQDSMNQINKGKTQLENGQKEIETAKNQLSDGKKQMEEQEKSFELAKSMGQPVPEEAEQSIEKAKKELKEQEEKLAKETTKLEEKQDELVEQEKNVADIDKLNYAFYDRDDNPAYSEYNDNADRISSIATVFPVFFFMIAALICLTTMTRMVDEKRGEIGTLKALGYSNGEIAQKFIIYATLASVIGSVLGLLLGFNIFPTVIFNAYGSLYNLPPVIITYYLSYSIQSIVVALLCTLLSSMIVLRVDLLSTPAVLMRPKAPKPGKRIWLEKIKWIWSKMNFNQKVTARNLFRYKQRMLMTVLGIAGCMAMIITGFGLKDSIGDIVDIQFSKIWHYDATVMYNPDATKEETKDYEKKRDELAIYDAHLALSQKTVEVTQKGYKKQEVVVDTPKDSSKLNEFITFNNRKTGEIYQLDDTGVIINEKLSKLYDLKEGDTLKIKASGDKVRNVKVKHIVENYAMHFIYMTPSYYEKIFEESPEYNVDLLTFNKEISEKQEEKLAEELMKTKKAINVSFTSQIGKAMDDTMGSLNIVVWVLIVSAAMLAFIVLYNLTNINISERIRELSTIKVLGFYDKEVTMYVYRENNILTLLGILLGCVLGKLLHGFVLQTAEVDMMMFPPDIHVISYVYSAALTVLFSLVVMFFMHRRLKKVDMIEALKSTE
- a CDS encoding LytTR family DNA-binding domain-containing protein — encoded protein: MKLNFYWEENQSTDSLDIISHPTNQKQVFKIKELFNQTILLTEPNNNRKKVIPIDEIESIIFLGHLSKVTLINQKSYFYDKRLKELRYLEKLHFNQINQSTIINLNQIKSFQAEKQARLELITKTNQHYIVSRHYTKQLKERLLCLTH
- a CDS encoding flotillin family protein; this translates as MGVLFLPVILVVVILLMLLVVFISKYQTAKPDEALIISGSYLGAKNVHKDESGNKLKIVRGGGAFVLPVFQRSNRLSLLSSKLDVSTPEVYTEQGVPVMADGTSIIKIGSSVEEIATAAEQFLGKTREELENEAREVLEGHLRSILGSMTVEEIYQNRDKFSQSVQEVASVDLAKMGLVIVSFTIKDVRDKNGYLDSLGKPRIAQVKRDAEIAEAEALKETRIKKAQAEKESQEAELGRQTEIAEATKEKELKLAAYKQEQDVAKAKADQAYNLESAVAQQQVVAQEMEVKVIERQKQIELEEKEITRREKQYDSEVKKKADADRYAKEQEALASKAREVAEAEAEKFRVESMAEANAAQVRMDGQAKADAILAQGQAEAEAKEKIAEAFKQYGEAAVLSMVIEMLPELVKEASQPFSNIDKISVVDTGQGGKDSGANRITNYATNLLSSSQETLKETTGLDVKDLIETFAQKGSKNVVNLNETSEE